In Chitinophagales bacterium, a single genomic region encodes these proteins:
- a CDS encoding DUF58 domain-containing protein yields MKVLNYIASFLKNTWFTKRFFALGAVVVLLFALGFVWAFLFFIAKIVLLILLATTLVDVFVLYKNKKAFEAERISQKLLSNGDENPIKIRLKNLTSIFFDVVIYDELPEQLQQRGLKFELSFKAEEFKELKYTILPKERGVYSFGCLNVFFSSKINLVQRRQLINLAEDKKVYPSIIQMKKFSLKALEKTSQMYGMRKLRKIGQSFEFEQIRQYVKGDDIRKINWKATSKMNELMVNQYTEERSQSVYCIIDKSRNMKLPFYGLTLFDYAINSSLVLANISLQKHDKAGLITFSDKMDTIVPAGNKTGQLTKILENLYQQNENLLESNYELLYAYTKKIIPNRSLLFLFTNFESQYNLDRNINVLRKLSKTHVLVVIFFENTELSHYLQQDAEKLMDIYQHTIGEKIQYEKIGLIQKLRQFGIQTIYTKPEDLTVSSINKYLEIKAKGLV; encoded by the coding sequence TTGAAAGTACTTAATTACATAGCATCATTTTTAAAAAATACTTGGTTTACAAAGCGTTTCTTTGCTTTAGGAGCAGTAGTAGTTCTGCTTTTCGCACTGGGTTTTGTTTGGGCATTTCTTTTTTTTATAGCTAAAATTGTCTTGCTTATTTTATTGGCTACTACATTGGTAGATGTTTTTGTTTTATACAAAAATAAAAAGGCTTTTGAAGCAGAACGAATTTCACAAAAACTGCTAAGTAATGGAGATGAAAATCCCATAAAAATCAGGCTAAAAAACTTAACATCTATATTTTTTGATGTAGTTATTTATGACGAATTGCCCGAACAACTACAGCAAAGAGGATTAAAATTTGAACTATCCTTTAAGGCAGAAGAATTTAAAGAACTTAAATATACTATTCTGCCCAAAGAAAGAGGTGTGTATAGTTTTGGCTGTTTAAATGTATTTTTTTCAAGTAAAATAAACTTAGTGCAACGCAGGCAGCTAATTAATTTAGCCGAAGATAAAAAGGTATATCCGAGCATTATACAAATGAAGAAGTTTAGCTTAAAAGCATTAGAAAAAACATCTCAAATGTATGGTATGCGTAAGCTGAGAAAAATAGGGCAAAGTTTTGAGTTTGAACAAATTAGGCAATATGTAAAAGGCGATGATATACGCAAGATAAACTGGAAAGCTACCAGCAAGATGAACGAACTTATGGTTAATCAATATACCGAAGAGCGTTCTCAATCGGTGTACTGCATTATAGATAAAAGTCGGAATATGAAATTGCCTTTTTATGGCTTAACACTGTTTGATTATGCTATAAACAGCAGTTTAGTTTTGGCTAATATTTCATTGCAAAAACACGATAAAGCCGGGTTAATTACTTTTTCCGATAAAATGGACACCATTGTGCCTGCCGGAAATAAAACAGGGCAGCTAACAAAGATTTTAGAAAATTTATATCAGCAAAACGAAAACTTATTAGAGTCTAACTACGAGCTTTTATATGCTTATACTAAGAAAATAATTCCTAATAGAAGCTTGTTGTTTTTGTTTACCAATTTTGAGAGCCAGTATAATTTAGATAGAAATATAAATGTGTTAAGAAAACTGAGCAAAACTCATGTTTTAGTGGTTATATTTTTTGAAAACACAGAATTATCACATTATTTGCAGCAAGATGCAGAAAAACTAATGGATATATATCAACACACTATAGGCGAAAAAATACAGTATGAAAAAATAGGATTAATACAAAAGTTACGGCAGTTTGGCATACAAACTATTTATACTAAACCAGAAGATTTAACGGTAAGTAGCATTAATAAATATTTAGAAATAAAGGCTAAGGGATTGGTGTAG
- a CDS encoding tetratricopeptide repeat protein, translated as MKLKWIYIIVALVAFVLYANTLKHEFVWDDQIVITLNSVTSKGFDGLKEIWTTENYIQDRPTYRPVPQTYFATLWQFFPDNPLPFHVGTVLLYALCCFSFLFVLKHFFPNLDNWLLLFIGLYFVLLPVHSEVVANNKSSDELLSAIFVLWSLYFADKKATKYLIVALLLFAFALLSKLSALTVAPILLYLFLRSNNRFNTISQYFEKNITIINQVLTITCFLFLLVLTKYTTWWLDLFHFPLLLLLLLYAKKNFSPKVLIIITLIVGAYLYYIGNKFLIPFYIFYTLFSLSKEYFNFKNIFFLAFVIGGSILMFLSKTYIAIVFLICIFVILAYYKNDEKLNWKILLPISVLPIIISLGWIIVTKNFPQVTTLVVLFLPLFLLLKRKYKLHWLFLVFLATLTIFEYHIHKSNYNNDFEYIFTAHKTTNENSTNEVNTDPTKRVFENQPYHNILVSAPDLATKSATILKIQLIYLQKLIFPVHLVHQHGAWQIKFATWKNWEVYLSIIVHLALLYLLYFFYKKKYYLLFWSLVWYFLTISIYTNIVRLMPDTLAERFLFLPSMGFCVLMVVGVFKLFSSFIKDQKNIKIILAVCLAPLFVYFSYKVYNRNKAWKSNYDLSLRTLPYAPNNAAINAQYAVELRNLVKYNLVENKDSVNALAVEHYKKSIEIFPEFYGPYSDLAVYYILQADPNNAYPYLKKATELKPEEWIHFYYLGLIHYERKKYADAIVDFDAVINNYDINKKPLENPELKDAYEYKGRCLFNLGKVDEATATMEKAIERFNDKTSYILLGNTYRKSGKKDKAIETFERLLQQNPNDEKLRNTIELLKEGKIY; from the coding sequence GTGAAATTAAAGTGGATATATATTATTGTAGCTTTAGTGGCGTTTGTATTGTATGCCAATACTTTAAAACATGAGTTTGTTTGGGACGACCAAATAGTAATAACATTAAATTCAGTAACCAGTAAAGGTTTTGATGGATTAAAAGAAATTTGGACTACCGAAAACTATATACAAGACCGACCAACATATAGACCCGTACCGCAAACTTATTTTGCTACCTTGTGGCAGTTTTTTCCTGATAATCCCTTGCCTTTTCATGTAGGAACAGTTTTGTTATATGCTCTGTGTTGTTTTTCATTTTTATTTGTGTTAAAGCATTTTTTTCCCAATTTAGATAATTGGTTGTTGCTATTTATAGGCTTATATTTTGTTTTATTGCCGGTACATTCTGAGGTAGTAGCCAATAATAAAAGTAGCGATGAACTGTTAAGTGCTATTTTTGTTTTATGGAGTTTATATTTTGCCGATAAAAAAGCTACTAAATATCTAATAGTAGCATTATTGCTATTTGCTTTTGCTTTACTTTCTAAATTATCTGCCTTAACAGTTGCACCTATTTTATTGTATTTATTTTTGAGAAGTAACAATCGTTTTAATACAATAAGTCAATACTTTGAAAAAAATATCACTATAATAAATCAAGTTTTAACTATTACTTGTTTTTTATTTCTTTTAGTCCTAACTAAATACACTACTTGGTGGCTTGATTTATTTCATTTTCCATTATTGTTATTATTATTGCTGTATGCTAAAAAGAATTTTTCACCTAAAGTTTTAATAATTATTACCCTTATAGTAGGTGCTTATTTGTATTATATTGGCAACAAATTTTTAATTCCTTTCTATATTTTTTACACCTTATTTTCTTTAAGTAAAGAGTACTTTAATTTTAAAAATATTTTCTTTTTAGCTTTTGTAATAGGTGGAAGTATTTTAATGTTTCTTTCAAAAACATACATTGCCATTGTGTTTTTAATATGCATATTTGTTATACTTGCGTATTATAAAAATGATGAAAAATTAAATTGGAAAATTCTTCTTCCTATTTCAGTTCTTCCTATAATTATAAGCTTGGGGTGGATAATTGTTACTAAAAATTTTCCTCAAGTAACTACGTTAGTAGTGCTTTTTCTCCCTCTTTTTTTACTGTTAAAGAGAAAGTATAAACTGCATTGGCTGTTTTTAGTTTTTTTAGCTACGCTTACAATTTTTGAGTATCATATTCATAAATCAAATTACAATAATGATTTTGAATACATATTTACAGCCCATAAAACCACAAATGAAAACAGCACAAATGAAGTAAACACTGACCCTACAAAACGTGTTTTTGAAAACCAACCCTATCATAATATATTAGTTTCTGCACCAGATTTAGCTACAAAATCGGCAACTATTTTAAAAATACAGTTAATCTATCTTCAAAAATTAATTTTTCCTGTTCACTTAGTACACCAGCATGGTGCATGGCAAATAAAATTTGCAACATGGAAAAACTGGGAAGTTTATCTTTCTATTATTGTGCATCTTGCACTATTATATTTGCTTTACTTCTTTTACAAAAAGAAATATTACTTATTGTTTTGGTCGCTGGTTTGGTATTTTTTAACTATTTCTATTTATACAAACATTGTGCGGCTAATGCCCGATACTTTGGCAGAAAGATTTTTGTTTTTGCCTTCTATGGGTTTTTGTGTTTTAATGGTTGTTGGTGTTTTTAAGCTATTTAGCTCTTTTATAAAAGACCAAAAAAACATTAAAATTATATTAGCTGTTTGCTTAGCTCCTCTTTTTGTTTATTTTTCTTACAAAGTATATAATAGAAATAAAGCTTGGAAAAGCAATTACGATCTTTCGTTAAGAACATTGCCTTATGCTCCAAACAACGCGGCTATCAATGCACAATATGCTGTAGAATTGAGAAACTTAGTGAAATATAATTTAGTTGAAAACAAAGATTCTGTTAATGCTTTAGCGGTTGAACATTACAAAAAATCTATTGAAATATTTCCTGAATTTTATGGTCCTTACTCCGACCTTGCTGTATATTATATTTTGCAAGCCGACCCCAATAATGCTTATCCTTATTTAAAAAAGGCTACCGAGCTTAAACCCGAAGAATGGATACATTTTTATTACTTGGGTTTAATTCATTACGAAAGAAAAAAATATGCAGACGCTATTGTTGATTTTGATGCCGTTATTAATAACTACGATATAAATAAAAAACCATTAGAAAATCCCGAATTAAAAGATGCTTATGAATATAAAGGGCGGTGTTTGTTTAATTTAGGAAAAGTAGATGAAGCTACCGCCACTATGGAAAAAGCTATAGAAAGATTTAATGATAAAACAAGCTACATTTTGCTGGGTAATACGTATAGAAAATCCGGGAAAAAAGATAAAGCCATTGAAACTTTTGAAAGACTTCTACAACAAAATCCTAATGATGAAAAATTAAGGAATACTATAGAGTTATTGAAAGAGGGGAAAATATATTAA